Proteins from a genomic interval of Nautilia sp. PV-1:
- a CDS encoding cation:proton antiporter: MVSPVLIVIVLLFIALSFNIPFAKYKIPPIIGYIFTGIIVSNIFDIDKHTIEIVAEMGIVFLMFMIGLEFSPDKLKSMKKEVFGFGLAEMTLVSGFFGLFFWLALGLDVRIAFIVGSAIALSSTAIVLKLLNENREIAKPYGRISLGILLFQDIAVIPILIAISIIVNKDADLTQLILKTLGGFAALGAFIWVYGKYIAPFVISHATKTKSDEIFIATVLLVVLTAAEIAHFFGLSYSLGAFLAGMILSETKYKYQIEADLVPFRDILLGVFFISVGLMVNIHFVINNIFTILIMTLAFMFAKAGVIYIMLKYFVKHNRIAIKTAFTLSQIGEFAFVIFALMSKHNLVENDLLQKLVVATVISMVLTPFIVRYIYKIADIFDKDLQDFEEFEIAPAEVKGHIILIGYDKIGQRVAKKLTNAGIPYVAIDKQIEEVKKGLKNGDNVIFGNAANKKVLESLNIEDASAVIITTQNEDHTHMIVENILDINPNLNIIVLTDSDVEKEFYSNHNVYVIDKSKELAQKLIELSLKCDLKEN; encoded by the coding sequence TAATTGTCAGCAATATTTTTGATATAGACAAACATACGATTGAAATAGTTGCTGAAATGGGAATTGTTTTTTTGATGTTTATGATAGGGCTCGAGTTTTCACCTGATAAACTGAAATCAATGAAAAAAGAGGTTTTTGGTTTTGGACTGGCCGAAATGACACTTGTGAGCGGATTTTTCGGGCTGTTTTTTTGGCTTGCATTAGGGCTTGATGTAAGGATAGCATTTATAGTCGGAAGCGCGATAGCGTTAAGTTCTACCGCAATAGTTTTGAAGCTTTTAAATGAAAACAGGGAAATTGCAAAACCTTACGGACGTATTTCCCTTGGGATTCTTCTTTTTCAGGATATTGCGGTTATTCCAATACTTATAGCGATATCTATTATCGTAAACAAAGATGCCGATTTAACTCAGCTTATTTTAAAAACGCTTGGTGGATTTGCGGCGCTAGGGGCTTTTATATGGGTATACGGGAAATATATCGCTCCGTTTGTAATTTCGCACGCCACAAAAACGAAATCTGATGAAATATTTATAGCAACCGTTCTTTTGGTAGTATTAACGGCTGCCGAAATTGCACATTTTTTTGGGCTTAGTTATTCTTTAGGGGCGTTTTTGGCAGGTATGATTTTGAGTGAAACAAAATATAAATATCAGATTGAAGCCGATCTTGTGCCTTTTAGAGATATTTTGCTCGGGGTGTTTTTTATATCTGTAGGTTTAATGGTAAATATACATTTCGTTATAAATAACATATTTACAATTTTAATAATGACGTTAGCGTTTATGTTTGCAAAAGCCGGAGTTATTTACATAATGCTTAAATATTTTGTAAAACATAACCGTATAGCTATCAAAACCGCTTTTACTCTTTCCCAGATAGGTGAGTTTGCTTTTGTAATTTTTGCTTTAATGAGTAAACATAATCTTGTTGAAAACGATCTATTACAAAAACTTGTTGTTGCTACGGTTATTTCTATGGTGCTTACTCCGTTTATTGTCAGGTATATTTATAAAATAGCGGATATTTTTGACAAAGATCTGCAGGATTTTGAAGAGTTTGAAATAGCCCCAGCAGAAGTTAAAGGTCATATTATCTTAATCGGATATGACAAAATTGGTCAAAGAGTTGCCAAAAAACTTACAAATGCCGGAATACCTTATGTGGCTATAGACAAGCAGATTGAAGAAGTAAAAAAAGGTCTTAAAAACGGGGATAACGTTATATTCGGAAATGCCGCGAATAAAAAAGTTCTTGAAAGTTTAAATATTGAAGACGCAAGCGCGGTAATTATAACAACCCAGAACGAAGATCATACGCATATGATAGTCGAAAACATACTGGATATTAACCCTAATTTGAATATAATTGTATTAACGGATTCTGATGTTGAAAAAGAATTTTATTCGAATCATAACGTTTATGTTATCGATAAAAGCAAAGAGTTGGCTCAAAAACTAATAGAATTATCGTTAAAATGTGATTTAAAGGAGAATTGA